The genomic segment ATGGAGCGCATGCCGATAGTTCTTTACTTTGATGTGGTGAGCTGAAACCACCCTTTCATGGAAGAGGTTAAAATGTTAAAGGATTTAAAACATGGTACATCACGGACAAAAAATCTTCCTGAGGTCGTGAACTTCTTTTAGACGATCTCCTTAGACTGAAAACTCAAAGCCTATTGTAAGGCTCACTCTTGCTTATCAGGGTTTTCACATATGCCACTAGagataatgtaaatgcttttcaGAGGACAATGCCTAGATCTATGAAGCACATCAATTGCTGCTGCTCTGCTTAGATTTTCTCCCTTGGGAGTGAAATGTTCTGCTCTTTGCAGGTGCCTTTTATATCATATCCTATCATACTAGTGTTTCACTTATGAGCTTTTCTGAGTAAATCAACCACTACTGTAATTTTTCACTATTATCTAATAACTTGCCACAGTAGGTTCTAGAAAGTACCCCCAAGACAAATTCATAATctggactctctctctctctctctctctctcggcaaATCGGACGGTTTGTACATGCCTTGTATGAATACATCCcataaagtcagaaaataaaatgtcGCTCAACACGGTCGGAATAGAGTTGGTCCAAAGAACCCCTATAGAGTACTCTGCCACAAATGAggcaacccagtctgctgcactATTCGCTTCGCGGTACACATAGCCTGGTTACCCAGAAAACACAACCCCTCATAATCTGGACTCTTCTTGCTGCCAAAACCAGTATCCTACTATAAACCATTCATTTTGCCGCTTCTTTGTTCCTTAAGATTAGCAcctgaaatctcttattaaccaTATTAACAAAACTGACTCTTCAAACTTCTTGTGTTTATGGTTTGTTTCTTTTGCTGATTGTGTATGCTTATGGTTTGTTTGTTTTGCTGATTGTGTATGCTTATGGTTTGTTTATTTTGCTGATTGTGTATGCTCATCTTTCTTACTCGTTTCCAAAAACTTGCACCACTAATATGATAGCTCCCCCTTTATCTATTGGTGctgtatttttttaattctcCCATCAGTCATATATTGATGCTGCTGAAACCATGCTTACGGATGATGTTGCCGATAACAAAGCAATTGGCTTTCATGGAGCTAGCTTTCTTCCATGCCAGCTAAAAGACTCAGGAAAGCTGTCTGTTTTGACTCATTGTAACACTGGCAGGTTTGTCAAGTTTACCAGTCTTCtggtttcttttagtttttcataaaaaatagcCTAGAGAGGTTTTCACTTATGGCCTTGCTATATCTTTTCCTGTTGACAGTCTTGCAACTGCTGGATATGGAACTGCCTTGGGTGTCATCCGTGCCCTCCATGCTGGAGGATCTTTAGAAGCAGCCTTCTGCACTGAAACACGGCCGTTTAACCAGGCAATAGTTCAATCCTCCAAATTATTTGGTTTTTACCATTTTCCCCTCAAATTTGCTGGACCATTTTTACTGGAACTTTTGTAGTAAACTCGCTGCTGTTTTTCCTTACTTATTCTGAAATCTCTGTGATTCATTTTAAGATCCTACCATAGATATTTAAGTTGCTCAAACTATTTCCGTTGACTGGATATATATTAAAGAGTGTCCACATTATTATCTTGATTTACCTACATCAGCGTTTATATGGTTCACCGATTTTCAGGGATCGAGGCTCACAGCCTTTGAACTAGTTCACGATAAGATACCTGCAACATTGATAACAgattctgctgctgctgcactgATGAAAGCTGGCCGTGTTAATGCAGTCATTGTGGGGGCTGATCGTATTGCTGCAAATGGTAACTGCCAAGAACCAACATAAGAATTAAAAAGTGATATAGTTTGGAactaattcaaattttaatgTTACTTTGTGCTTACTTTACTCTATAGGTGATACTGCCAACAAAATTGGAACATACAGCCTTGCTGTTTCTGCATCATACCATGGGATACCATTTTATGTGGCAGCACCTATAACTTCTATTGATCTTTCACTTTCGTCTGGGCGACAAATTGTTATAGAGGAAAGATCGCCAAAAGAGTTGTTGTGTTCTGATGGAGGTCTTGGAAAGCAAGTAGCTGCATCTGGGATCGCTGTCTGGAACCCAGCATTTGATGTTACCCCGGCTAATCTGATAACAGCTATAATAACAGAAAAGGTTTGTACTACACACCAAAATCTCTCAATTATTATTGTTAAATGGTATTTCAATTGTGCTGAATAAGTAGTAGCATTTCGATAAGACTTCCTGCGAGTTTCACGAGTTTAAAGAGATGCGCATCTGGAGCTGCgaggtttctttcctttgcaAGGGAAGGAAATCCAGATAGTTTtgggttctttcttcttttttggctCATATCCAGAAAGGTTCAACCACATTCTGAGGTTGATGGATTTTCTGCCAATTGGACAAATTGGCATCGAAAAAGATTAGCCTGTGAATGGAACCGTGCTGATGGAGCATGTAGTCCATATATTTGTGGATTTTGTTATGAGGTCTGTTTTTGTTGTTTTCTATTTATTCCTCTGGTTGCAACAAAAGTTCATTACAGCTCATTGCTAGAATCAAAAATTGTATGGTGTTTACATGTTATTCTTCTTTGTGTTCAGGGTGCCATCACAAAGGCCACTGCTGATGCCTTTGACATAAAAGGTTTTATACAGAAAGCACAAGGTAACGGCATTGAGTAGAGAGTTCTTTCACTTCTTTGTTTGGTGGGCGCATGGAGAAGAGCAGTTGAtatgagcattttccagcaAGGTATCCATCAGTGCTGGTGCTCCATGGAGCTCTCTTGGTCTTACATCCGGCTtagctttccttttcttttccctgttTTCTCATAAGTCTTGTAGTCCTGTTGCATAAAATATAACACTGGATGTATGTATACTGGATTAGGCTTAAAGTACTGCCATGGATCATTGCCAGATATCGATATTGTTATTGTAAGTTATGAACTAAGCTCACATCGACTGCAGAGTACTTGATTGATCCTAAAAGCACTTGGATATGTTCCTAgcaccatgaaacatttttgtgatatatatatttcagCCATAGGCCATTCTGCTGAAACTTAATTTTGGGCTGCTCAAGGTTTTAACAGAGATGCTGGCTTTTACCGCTTCTTACAGTGGCTCCTATCATGAAGAGGAGCAATAGTTGCATGATGATGCTTCTTTTAAATTCCATGGGTCTCATTGCCTTTTCTCTCCCCCATTTGTGGGGAAATGATATCTGGTCTCCTGGGTTCCACCTATTCTTCCTCTAATTCACATCCCAGGGGACCAGCATAGCACCATAGATAAGTTTTGCACAAAACCCCATGGCAAAGTATATATTGTATTTTAGTTGTTTAGACCTTGATGAAAATCCCAATCTCTTCAGACTTCCAATCCCGATTCCATCGCCGAGCTCTCAGACACTCTCGGGCGGCCCCTTCTCGTCTCCCTCCGGCGATTGCGGCAAGATTTCTGGCCACCTCCCCATGGACGAGCGGAATCTCGATGACGTCGAGCTCTAGGCCGGGTTCGTTAAATTCGTCGAGGGGGATTCGtgagggatttggttggattTTGCTCTGGCATCGATCGGAGTGAGACAGAGAGATAAACGGTGTCTCGGAGTCTCGGCAGAGCTCGGAAAAGAGGCAACTTGGCGAGGGATTATTAGCCGCCGAGATTGAGTGGAGCTTCAAGAGGTTGGGATTCTTGGCAAttggagagggaaaaaaaaaatattgatttcgATCGTGTCTTTGAATGTGTTCGGGGCCTCTGCATATGGAGGAGTCTAAAAGGTGCGAACTTGACGATGGTTTTGGTGGAAAGACTTGGAGACTCTCATTTTGGATTTCTCCCCTGATATAAATCCATGAAGGTGAGATTTGATCATAAAGTTGTacattgtgatttttttttttttttttggaataaggGTACAttgtgatttgggttcatgtaCTTGAGCTATTGtggataatatatatatacatatatatatatatatataggagtaTATTTGGAAGAGAAATATCCTTTATGGTTTACCTAGTTGCAATTATCAATTGATTTTGCAACATTCTGGGAAAGAAAATTATTAGCACCTTGTGTTCATGCATCTGTATCATAATTATGGATTGGTCGCATGTCATACCGGGAATTTGATGTTTTTTATTCGTGCTCAAAGTGAAGGCATGTCAAATGGGTTTAATTCCTTGATGATTTTTGTTCATGCATAATAATTGCCAATTAGTTCTGAGCCATATGAGAAACAGAATCCAAGATGTTTTGTATGCCTATCTACGAGTTATACGTGTTAAACAATTTCCTTTCCAttgaaggaaataaaatcctcaAGGGCTTGCACTCATGCATATAACTTGTAAGGTCACTCTGTGAGACACGAGAATTTATGATAgatcgagttttttttttttttttttgggtacgtTATGATTGGTCGCGTTTGTTGATTATATTCAGAATCCAAAagtttgaatttccttttagtgACCATAAAATCATTCGATCCCTCGTTGCTTTTTAAATATGTTAGGACCTGAAAATTTATGTTCCAATATAATGATCCCTTAATCATGCTGGGGTCACTATGTgaaacagagaaaataaaattaaaggaTAAGTCTTTCTACCCAagaattcattttttttcatacaGTGACTGCAAAACTATTTTGGGATCATTACATGAGACAAAGGAAACAAAAAATGAAACATGGAAACGAAGATCCAGAAAATGGTTCTAAACTCACTATTTCTGGttccagaaaattcaaaaatggtTCTTAACGTATTTAACAAATTACATAAAAATCTATGACTAAATTTTACCACCCAAGTCTCACACAGAGACCTATTATTGAATTTCATTCCATTCAGAAATTTAAATTTCCATAAATTGATCCTAGAATCATTTTAAGAATACTATATGAAATAGTTGAAATAAATCATAATAATAAATCAATCCCTCTTTGATTCTTAAATATATGATAACTCAAAAATTTGTGTTTCCACAAAATGGCCACAGAATTATATTATATGAAATGTGGAAATTGAAAATCAAAGTGGCCGCCTCTACGTAAAACATAAGAACTGAATATTCCCAAATAAAATTGCCAATAGGAGAACATGGTATTCACAAACATACACCTTACTGTCAATACAGAACAAGATCAAAATTTTGACAAGGCATTAGTGTTATAATCACAAAGATGCATACATTactagaaacttaaataattgtTAGGCAAGATGAACAAAAATACCAACCCTTCAATATCTTAGCTCTTCAAGGCTTCATATTTAAGGTATCTAGAGAGTCAAGCCCATAAATGTAGCTGTTTTCCGTGTCAAAATCCACACACGCACAATCATGGTAAGGCAGGAATCAGTCCAAACAGTAACCATGCACTAAATTGCACAAATTTCGCAACACGAGGTATGCAAGACAATTGCTCATGGTTCTAACTATTGTAACTTACTTACAATTTAGATGTTCAGTGTGCAGGAAATGGCACAATAAAAAGCTTTTCAAGGCAGCAATTCTCAGTCTCGTGGACAGTATGTCTTTACACATTGGTCATCGGTAGCTTTTCTCAAAGCCAAACCATGAATTTCATGCTCGTCTGATAACCTGTCAAAAAAATGGGACCAACTACTGCAGCATATAAGGAGCATCTGCCAGTTCACACGGACAAGTGTCTTACTAGCTAATACTTGGCCTTTCCTGCCCCGTGTAATTCTCTGTGGAGATAGAATGCCTCCCCTTGATCTTCATTAAATGCCCTTCTTTCCAAGCTGCACAATGTCAGTTGCCTCAGTAACTTCTCAAGGACCGTGCACATACAGCTTTCAGGATCCTTCAAGTTAGGATTTGTCGATAAGACCACTGCATTCACCGCATCTGCAACAAACTCACGCTGCGACATTTCAAGTAGATAGCCCACACATGATTCCAAAGGTGCATTGTATGCCAGCAGCGCAATAATGTCCTACCAACAGAAGAGGTTACGACAATAGAATTGATCTATTAAAATCGCAGCTCTCAATACTTAGAGCAACATGATGAAGATAAAATCATCCTGAAAACTCATGCTTTTGTCCACTTATAAATGAAAATGCTTTTGTCCTGAAAGCTCATGCTTTTGTTTCGTGGGTGCgtgtctttcttttcttttgttttgttttgtcttGCTGCAGAATCATAATGACCAGATGCCCTTCTTTATAAATGAAAATGCTTAACCAGCAATTAGTAATACATTTgcaaattttgattttaaagaagaaataaaatgtCAGCTGCTTGTTTTTACATTGCCGGCAAGTGATGATTCATTTCCAGAAAATTTTGGAGGTTGTAAACCAaaccaccccccaccccccaacccccttcattttttattttttggatgaAGAGAGGCCTTTAGTCAATTGGCTGCAGAATAGGGGGTGACCTCACCCAAGTTACCCTAGATCTCCACAACCCTGGTGAAGGCAGGCAGGTTCTGAACCCAAGAGACAACCAGCTTTTAGAAAGACTATCTGCTTTTCATGGATCTGATGAAACCTCAATTGCATATCCCCCCTCTATATAATCTT from the Phoenix dactylifera cultivar Barhee BC4 chromosome 14, palm_55x_up_171113_PBpolish2nd_filt_p, whole genome shotgun sequence genome contains:
- the LOC103704832 gene encoding methylthioribose-1-phosphate isomerase, producing MAVESNGKSDSLQSICYERGSLRLLDQRRLPIETVYLDVRDATDGWNAVRDMVVRGAPAIAIAAALSLAVEVFNLDFTGTSGDAASFLVKKLEYLVSSRPTAVNLSDASTKLQNIVLKTAKTATEAKTVFQSYIDAAETMLTDDVADNKAIGFHGASFLPCQLKDSGKLSVLTHCNTGSLATAGYGTALGVIRALHAGGSLEAAFCTETRPFNQGSRLTAFELVHDKIPATLITDSAAAALMKAGRVNAVIVGADRIAANGDTANKIGTYSLAVSASYHGIPFYVAAPITSIDLSLSSGRQIVIEERSPKELLCSDGGLGKQVAASGIAVWNPAFDVTPANLITAIITEKGAITKATADAFDIKGFIQKAQGNGIE